One genomic window of Pungitius pungitius chromosome 11, fPunPun2.1, whole genome shotgun sequence includes the following:
- the LOC119198145 gene encoding tubulin polymerization-promoting protein isoform X2, giving the protein MADQKVNLDDFKVQTAKHPNMGSAPLRPHTEQSKDRLSKRLSTESNGTSEGGAGSSTPVEVTALEESFRRFAIHGDTRATGKDMHGKNWSKLCKDCGVIDGKNITLTDVDIVFSKVKKKSCRTITYDEFKVALGELARKKYKEKPGEEAETEVFQLIEGKAPVIAGVTRAVASPTVSRLTDPTKFTGSHKERFDNTGRGKGKAGRVDMVDTSGYVSGYKHRGSYEKKVNKPTDGKPM; this is encoded by the exons ATGGCAGACCAGAA AGTCAACTTGGACGACTTTAAAGTCCAGACAGCCAAACATCCTAACATGGGCTCGGCCCCTCTGCGCCCGCACACCGAACAGTCCAAAGACCGGCTCTCCAAAAGGCTTTCGACTGAGTCCAACGGGACCAGTGAAGGAGGCGCTGGCTCATCCACACCAGTGGAGGTGACCGCTTTGGAAGAGTCGTTTCGCCGCTTCGCCATCCACGGCGACACTCGCGCCACCGGCAAGGACATGCACGGAAAGAACTGGTCCAAGCTCTGCAAGGACTGTGGCGTGATTGACGGCAAGAACATCACCCTCACTGACGTTGACATCGTGTTCAGCAAAGTCAA GAAGAAATCCTGTCGCACCATCACATACGACGAGTTCAAGGTTGCACTCGGAGAGCTGGCCaggaaaaaatacaaagaaaagccCGGAGAGGAGGCTGAGACCGAGGTCTTCCAGCTGATCGAGGGGAAAGCGCCGGTCATCGCAGGAGTCACG CGAGCCGTGGCTTCCCCGACAGTGAGCCGCCTGACGGACCCGACCAAGTTCACCGGGTCACACAAGGAGCGCTTTGACAACACCGGGCGTGGGAAGGGTAAGGCGGGACGAGTGGACATGGTTGACACTTCGGGATACGTCTCGGGGTACAAACATCGAGGGTCCTACGAAAAGAAAGTGAATAAACCTACAGATGGCAAACCCATGTGA
- the zdhhc11 gene encoding palmitoyltransferase ZDHHC11, with the protein MNCFSQKLRRTAPMRGNSRMELVPSRPPRMNGWSWPPQALQVVGWLVLSYLAIVSFGVYIPLLPLPWKPVVYALTGIAFIVHVFAHIAVLTIDPADVNVRAKQSYSSPMALFDRSKQTHVIQDLHCYLCDVRVGPKVKHCGVCNKCVEDFDHHCKWLNTCVGGRNYRCFFVALCSAMLGILLLVVVILFIFIQHYLDPNSLRTAPQFDSLMGNGTWLVFLPIAPLKTGSAGLLILAFITAMLSITSMLLLGHLLAFHFYLFCKGISTYDYIKRQRQKEARNIETGNHQDAKITSQDRQNQETSIDCEPALSHSSGTCKFDNEGPLTSRLSESICTEVEHFNKSADKENSFQYGTESLTNNTAMSDYKSCKLDTEEARTASEKSGQPVPGVQDPLGSSVMTPNDT; encoded by the exons aTGAACTGCTTCAGCCAAAAGCTGAGACGCACAGCTCCCATGCGCGGTAACAGTAGAATGGAGCTGGTGCCCTCCAGGCCCCCCAGGATGAACGGATGGTCGTGGCCCCCTCAGGCTTTACAAGTGGTCGGCTGGCTGGTGTTAAGCTACCTCGCCATAGTCAGCTTTGGCGTGTACATCCCTCTTCTGCCTCTGCCATGGAAGCCTGTGGTCTATGCT CTGACTGGAATTGCTTTTATTGTACACGTTTTTGCCCATATTGCTGTTTTAACAATAGACCCGGCGGATGTCAATGTGAGGGCCAAACAGAGCTATTCCAGTCCAATGGCGCTTTTTGACAGGTCGAAGCAAACGCACGTCATCCAGGACCTACACTGTTATCTATGTGATGTCAGGGT CGGCCCTAAAGTGAAACACTGTGGCGTTTGCAACAAGTGTGTGGAGGACTTTGATCACCATTGCAAATGGCTGAACACCTGTGTGGGAGGCAGAAACTACCG GTGCTTCTTTGTGGCACTGTGTTCTGCCATGCTGGGCATcctgctgcttgttgttgtcattttattcatattcattcagCACTACCTGGATCCAAACAGCCTGCGGACCGCCCCGCAGTTTGACA GTCTAATGGGGAATGGCACCTGGCTGGTGTTTTTACCCATAGCACCCTTAAAGACCGGTTCAGCAGGTCTCCTTATATTAGCGTTCATCACAGCCATGCTGAGCATCACCTCCATGCTGCTACTCGGCCATCTGCTGGCCTTCCACTTTTACCTCT TTTGTAAAGGCATAAGCACATATGATTATATAAAGAGGCAGCGACAAAAGGAAGCCAGGAACATTGAAACAGGAAATCACCAAGATGCCAAAATCACTAGCCAGGACCGACAG aatcaaGAAACTTCAATCGACTGTGAGCCAGCATTATCGCATAGTTCAGG TACCTGCAAATTTGACAACGAAGGCCCACTCACAAGCCGACTTTCAGAGTCGATTTGCACTGAG GTGGAACACTTTAATAAATCAGCAGATAAAGAGAATAGCTTCCAATATGGCACAGAAAGTCTCACAAACAACACAGCAA TGAGCGATTACAAAAGCTGCAAGCTGGACACTGAAGAGGCTCGGACCGCAAGTGAGAAGTCTGGTCAGCCTGTCCCCGGAGTGCAGGACCCTTTGGGAAGCTCCGTTATGACCCCAAATGACACTTAG
- the LOC119198145 gene encoding tubulin polymerization-promoting protein isoform X1 codes for MGTAESTKRKQKSTNPSTAQKETNSSTSMADQKVNLDDFKVQTAKHPNMGSAPLRPHTEQSKDRLSKRLSTESNGTSEGGAGSSTPVEVTALEESFRRFAIHGDTRATGKDMHGKNWSKLCKDCGVIDGKNITLTDVDIVFSKVKKKSCRTITYDEFKVALGELARKKYKEKPGEEAETEVFQLIEGKAPVIAGVTRAVASPTVSRLTDPTKFTGSHKERFDNTGRGKGKAGRVDMVDTSGYVSGYKHRGSYEKKVNKPTDGKPM; via the exons ATGGGAACAGCTGAAAG cacaaagagaaaacaaaagtcaACAAATCCAAGCACTGCACAGAAGGAAACAAATTCCAGCACAAGCATGGCAGACCAGAA AGTCAACTTGGACGACTTTAAAGTCCAGACAGCCAAACATCCTAACATGGGCTCGGCCCCTCTGCGCCCGCACACCGAACAGTCCAAAGACCGGCTCTCCAAAAGGCTTTCGACTGAGTCCAACGGGACCAGTGAAGGAGGCGCTGGCTCATCCACACCAGTGGAGGTGACCGCTTTGGAAGAGTCGTTTCGCCGCTTCGCCATCCACGGCGACACTCGCGCCACCGGCAAGGACATGCACGGAAAGAACTGGTCCAAGCTCTGCAAGGACTGTGGCGTGATTGACGGCAAGAACATCACCCTCACTGACGTTGACATCGTGTTCAGCAAAGTCAA GAAGAAATCCTGTCGCACCATCACATACGACGAGTTCAAGGTTGCACTCGGAGAGCTGGCCaggaaaaaatacaaagaaaagccCGGAGAGGAGGCTGAGACCGAGGTCTTCCAGCTGATCGAGGGGAAAGCGCCGGTCATCGCAGGAGTCACG CGAGCCGTGGCTTCCCCGACAGTGAGCCGCCTGACGGACCCGACCAAGTTCACCGGGTCACACAAGGAGCGCTTTGACAACACCGGGCGTGGGAAGGGTAAGGCGGGACGAGTGGACATGGTTGACACTTCGGGATACGTCTCGGGGTACAAACATCGAGGGTCCTACGAAAAGAAAGTGAATAAACCTACAGATGGCAAACCCATGTGA